One part of the Pseudomonas sp. MYb118 genome encodes these proteins:
- a CDS encoding MBOAT family protein codes for MVFSSNVFLFLFLPIFLGMYYLSGIRYRNLLLLIASYVFYAWWRVDFLALFAAVTLWNYWIGLKVGAAGVRTKPAQRWLLLGVAVDLCILGYFKYANFGVDSINALMTSVGLSPFILTHVLLPIGISFYIFESISYIIDVYRGDTPATRNLIDFAAFVAIFPHLIAGPVLRFRDLADQFNNRTHTLDKFSEGCTRFMQGFIKKVFIADTLAVVADHCFALQNPTTGDAWLGALAYTAQLYFDFSGYSDMAIGLGLMMGFRFMENFKQPYISQSITEFWRRWHISLSTWLRDYLYITLGGNRKGTLMTYRNLFLTMLLGGLWHGANITYIVWGAWHGMWLAIEKALGLNTSPRSLNPIRWALTFLLVVMGWVIFRAENLHVAGRMYGAMFSFGEWSLSELNQANLTGLQVATLVVAYATLAFFGLRDLYSNQPPAKAKPAVNVEADGPATATPGMIKAVPGDNPASIHQPGYTVGTEASVQPAYWTADWSRYVMRALVLLLFIASILKLSAQSFSPFLYFQF; via the coding sequence ATGGTATTTTCATCCAACGTGTTTCTGTTCTTGTTCCTGCCGATCTTCCTCGGCATGTACTACTTGAGCGGAATACGCTATCGCAACCTGCTGCTGCTGATCGCCAGCTATGTGTTCTATGCCTGGTGGCGCGTGGACTTTTTGGCGCTGTTCGCCGCCGTCACGCTGTGGAACTACTGGATTGGCCTGAAAGTCGGCGCCGCCGGTGTGCGCACCAAACCGGCCCAACGCTGGCTGCTGCTGGGTGTGGCCGTCGACCTGTGCATCCTCGGCTACTTCAAGTACGCCAACTTCGGCGTCGACAGCATCAACGCGCTGATGACCTCGGTCGGCCTGTCGCCGTTCATCCTGACCCACGTGCTGTTGCCGATCGGTATCTCGTTCTACATCTTCGAGTCCATCAGCTACATCATCGACGTCTACCGTGGCGACACCCCGGCGACCCGCAACCTGATCGACTTCGCGGCGTTCGTGGCGATCTTCCCGCACCTGATCGCCGGTCCCGTGCTGCGTTTTCGCGACCTCGCCGACCAGTTCAACAACCGCACCCACACCCTCGACAAGTTCTCCGAGGGCTGCACGCGGTTCATGCAGGGTTTCATCAAGAAAGTCTTCATCGCCGACACCCTGGCGGTGGTCGCCGACCACTGCTTCGCCCTGCAGAACCCGACCACGGGCGATGCCTGGCTGGGTGCGCTGGCCTACACCGCGCAACTGTACTTCGACTTCTCCGGCTACAGCGACATGGCCATCGGCCTGGGCTTGATGATGGGCTTCCGCTTCATGGAGAACTTCAAGCAGCCGTACATCAGCCAGTCGATCACCGAGTTCTGGCGGCGCTGGCACATCAGCCTGTCCACCTGGCTGCGCGACTACCTGTACATCACCCTGGGCGGTAACCGCAAAGGCACGCTGATGACCTATCGCAACCTGTTCCTGACCATGCTGCTCGGTGGTCTGTGGCACGGCGCGAACATCACCTACATCGTCTGGGGCGCGTGGCACGGCATGTGGCTGGCCATCGAGAAGGCCCTGGGCCTGAACACCTCGCCACGCAGCCTCAACCCGATCCGCTGGGCGCTGACCTTCCTGCTGGTGGTGATGGGCTGGGTGATCTTCCGCGCCGAAAACCTGCACGTGGCCGGTCGCATGTACGGCGCCATGTTCAGCTTTGGCGAGTGGTCACTGTCGGAACTCAACCAGGCCAACCTCACCGGCCTGCAAGTGGCGACCCTGGTGGTGGCTTACGCGACCCTGGCGTTCTTCGGTCTGCGTGACCTGTACAGCAACCAGCCGCCAGCGAAGGCCAAACCGGCCGTCAATGTCGAGGCCGACGGCCCGGCTACGGCGACCCCGGGAATGATCAAGGCCGTACCGGGCGACAACCCGGCCAGCATCCACCAGCCGGGCTACACGGTGGGCACTGAAGCCAGCGTGCAACCGGCCTACTGGACCGCCGACTGGTCGCGCTACGTGATGCGTGCACTGGTGCTGCTGCTGTTCATCGCCTCGATTCTCAAACTCTCGGCGCAAAGCTTCTCGCCGTTCCTTTACTTCCAGTTCTGA
- a CDS encoding mannuronate-specific alginate lyase: protein MHNRTLKQLLAPSLLTLAMFAGATQAAAPLRPPQGYFAPIEKVKTGDNAESCDAVPTPYTGSLQFRSKYEGSDKARSTLNVQSEKAFRDSTADITKIERGTSKRVMQFMRDGRPEQLECTLNWLTAWAKADALMSKDFNHTGKSMRKWALGSMASSYLRLKFSDSHPLANHQQESQLIEAWFNKMADQVVSDWDNLPLEKTNNHSYWAAWSVMATSVATNRRDLFDWAVKEYKVGVNQVDAQGFLPNELKRNQRALAYHNYALPPLAMIASFAQVNGVDLRQENNGALKRLGDRVLAGVKAPEQFEEKNGKEQDMTDLKKDMKFAWLEPFCSLYTCTPDVLSKKHGMQPFKTFRLGGDLTKVYDPANDKGKGS from the coding sequence ATGCACAACCGAACGTTGAAACAGTTACTCGCGCCGTCCCTGCTGACGCTGGCCATGTTCGCCGGCGCCACCCAGGCCGCCGCGCCGCTGCGCCCGCCCCAGGGTTACTTCGCGCCGATCGAGAAAGTCAAAACAGGCGACAACGCTGAAAGCTGCGACGCCGTACCGACGCCTTACACCGGCTCGCTGCAATTTCGCAGCAAGTACGAAGGCTCGGACAAGGCCCGCTCGACACTGAACGTGCAATCGGAAAAAGCCTTCCGCGACAGCACTGCCGACATCACCAAGATCGAGCGCGGCACCAGCAAGCGGGTCATGCAGTTCATGCGCGACGGTCGCCCCGAGCAACTGGAGTGCACGCTGAACTGGCTGACCGCCTGGGCCAAGGCCGATGCGCTGATGTCCAAGGACTTCAACCACACCGGCAAGTCCATGCGCAAATGGGCGCTGGGCAGCATGGCTTCTTCCTACCTGCGCCTGAAGTTCTCCGACTCGCATCCGCTGGCCAACCATCAGCAGGAATCGCAGTTGATCGAGGCCTGGTTCAACAAGATGGCCGACCAGGTGGTCAGCGACTGGGACAACCTGCCGCTGGAAAAAACCAACAACCACTCGTACTGGGCCGCCTGGTCGGTGATGGCCACTTCGGTCGCCACCAACCGCCGCGACCTGTTCGACTGGGCCGTGAAGGAATACAAGGTCGGCGTCAATCAGGTCGACGCCCAGGGCTTCTTGCCCAACGAGCTCAAGCGCAATCAACGCGCCCTCGCCTACCACAACTACGCCCTGCCGCCACTGGCGATGATCGCCAGTTTCGCCCAGGTCAACGGCGTGGACCTGCGCCAGGAAAACAACGGCGCACTCAAGCGCCTGGGTGACCGGGTGCTGGCCGGGGTGAAAGCCCCCGAGCAGTTCGAAGAGAAAAACGGCAAGGAACAGGACATGACCGACCTGAAGAAGGACATGAAATTCGCCTGGCTCGAACCGTTCTGCTCGCTCTACACCTGCACCCCGGATGTGCTTTCGAAGAAACACGGCATGCAGCCGTTCAAGACCTTCCGCCTGGGGGGTGACCTGACCAAGGTGTATGACCCGGCGAATGACAAGGGCAAGGGATCTTGA